From Lucilia cuprina isolate Lc7/37 chromosome 4, ASM2204524v1, whole genome shotgun sequence:
AAATCTTTTCGAAAAAAGCACCTTGTAAGAGAATCTCGTTGACAatgttctaaataaattttgttaaaaatgcatTCTGTCATGTTAATGATAATCAAAAATTTCCGCcagttagaattttttttttcaaaatcgaaCTGCATTCAATTTAATGaatcttagaaaaaatataaactttttatctaagtaccacttgaaaatttcaaatgaatatGCATGTTTTTACTTTTCACCTCCTTTGGTAAATATATTACACAAGCTTaccaaatcaattttttatacccaacaccactttagtgggtaggCACAGTGGCATGCAGCTTCTGCAAATCGTGTAGCTTTAAAGGGTCCCTATGATGGAAGTATTTGTGAGGGATATATCAAAGAAGAAACTCGTGAATTAACAGAAACtttgtttagaaatttgtttaaagtccATTTAGATTGCTCAAAATCCTATGAAGGTCATGAATTATACCATGAACGTATGTGTGAACAACTCGATGGCAGAACGGATGAACTTTATAATACCGCCAAGTTGGATTTgatgttttaatgttttaaatcatGGTGATTCTTGGTCCAATAATGTTATGTTTAAGCATAATGACAttggtaaaattaaataaacctTTTTGGTTGATTATTAAATACCACGTTATGGAACTCCTGCTCAAGATTTGTACTATTTTCTGTTATCTTCTACGAAATatgaattgaaaattaaatactttgATTATTTCATTAAGTACTATCACACGGAGcttttgaaaaatcttaaattattgaATTACTCCAAAAAGATACCCACTCTATCTGATATTCACATAAGTTTACACAAACATTTAACACATAAGTTATATCTAGTACATAAGTTATATCTAGTACTTGGTACCACTTAATTTTTGATCGAAACATAATACAAAACAACTCTTGTTTATcaggaaaaatttttgtttcttaaaaaaaaatagttcaatGAATGTTCAGAAATAATATCACTctcaagatacttggatctatgTTACTGCGATCTTGATTCGTCTGAATCCGTACGTCCAACTGTGTCAATAATCCTGTGCGTCTACTcaaaatacgtaccatcatgCTATCTTCAGACTGGCTTATTTTGAAGAGATTTCTCCTCTTGCTTTCATCAGAATCaccctttatgttttcacccaccTTTTCATTATTACAAGAGGCCTTGGGGGATTCTCTGACCctaatttttaattcagctttcgtCGCGTAGAATGATTTTGGTATATGGTATATTCGTTGCCGACTTCTAACGAGTGGTGAAGTACCGGCATAATGTAACCCAACATTAACGGAGTGTATtcatttaaagctttcttaaaatcCAATAcggttttagattttattttaattatctgTTATTGCTCTAATTATCTTCTGGCTGTCGATAAATATGTTAAGCTCTGCGGgagccatatttattctaatctaaTTTACACCGTTATTGCTCGGACTTTTGCCTGAAAGCTTGTGTTATGTAAAcgattgtatattttattatctgggttttcaatattgaacaaaaGGCCCACTTTGTACCCCAATTTAGAGAAACAGATTTCTCCTGGAATTTGTTCTATTGTTCCGCTTGATCAAGACATTTTATCTAaaatcagcgtttcaaagtttccgagaTAATCTGTATCTGGTATACCATCAAACAcctccgatgattgtgtatatcCTTCCAATGTGTCCTATAAAGATTGATGACGAGTCTTATAACCACTTTTGAACCATTTGACCATTTGACCGTAAGTGCGGCCTATATCTTAAATACATATCAATCTAACAACATAGATAGTTGACGTAGTAGACAAATGTGCCTTGTTGATTTTATCCTCTAgttggtgtctccattttaatttctgGTCAAGAATTACACCTTACGTACTTAACATTATCTTCTTGCCCAgtctatttatagtctagtcgtaAATTCTTGCACTGGTTTATGGTGTAgtttttatagtgtagtctatctCTAGTGTCTAgtatattctatggtctagattatactttatatatagtctagttaaaaTGAAGTTGATAGTAGTTTACAGTCAAGTTCAGCGGTTTCTAAATTCAAAGTAATTTCGCAAACATCGAATATGTCCAATCTGATCTAACATTACTCACCTTACCGTCCagcgaaattaaataaattcttcaAATACGGTGAGAAAATCTGTATATTCTatacattattatatatattttaatcgatctaataaaaatttgtgagaattggtccataatcgagcaaaataaaacattaaaaaggtAAAACTAATTTACAACTTTTATTAACTCGAGAAACTTACTCTTCAATGACTACTTTATACCATATGCATTACATTCAATTAGTATAGTAAGTAATGAAtggaattttagttaaatatagcATAATGGCGATACTGAATCCAAGTTAAGATGATATTTTTTGTCGTTTCTATGATTAgtaagtttttaaagttttctgtaCCCCGTTTCTGTAACTTTGAGTGGGAAGTTCTCACATCGAGAAgtgtgaaacaaaaaattccatCGTTTCTCGATTTGTGAGTAAAAAGTGTTTCTGTAACTTAAAGTGAAAAGAGGCTGCACGAATTACGTTTTCAttggaaatttccaataaaacagctgtcaaaaacacaaaaattaaaagaataaaacaaaaattaccgaacaaatttataaacgaagaataaataaacaaaaaatatagaaattaaatgaaaattgttcgaAAAATTATCCCACTAAATTTGCCCTTGGCAAATTCTAAGTTTATGATCACgtacttttttagcatttgCTTCTGTATATCCAAAATTCctcctattttctaaaaattggtgaacaatatttattttaatcttcattgttttatataattcatgtttaaattaaattttatttacttaaaattttcctttccgCACCGTTTTaaaatgtgagttttttttgACAGTTCATGTGACAAActtctcacaaaattttcttacagaaacacttttactcacaaatttccaataacctaagtcaaaaaacataaatgacaGATAGTTCTCACAGAAACATTTGCATGTGAGAAATTATATTTTGCTTCAATTCACattgttttttcttcaatttcacTGTTTCATGCGAGAAACTTCTCGATGCGAGAGTTACAGAAACGAGGCACTGGTCTCTATTCCcagcaaaatttttacttacccAGTAAGTTGACAAGTAATTTAGGAGCAAATTCTAAGCacttactttttgggtgaataactacttattgtACTTTCCCGTCTTTCTCGGAtttaaaatcgactttgcaGTTATTTTCTATTATACTATCTGATATGTGTTTTAcacaaaacttttaataaatatttctttaaaataaacttttaatatcgACTAGGTTTAgaactagttttcttttataaacatatGCAATACACAATTACCTACAAATCATATTCAAACAAATTAactaatgttattgataacgaccacttattaccaagtaatatatgaaataattacTTTACCATAATACTCCTAATCGACgaggttaaaaaaataactggttacagccaggtatttttgtattgtatttattataccagtaaaaactttcattaacaTGTAAGAATGTAAAATGTCATTGGAgtcaagtacttaccacaagcgtcattgaaaagtatgttattaggtaagtaattacaattaaaagccattacccagtttttgcttGGATGCTATGATTCGAAAAACAAACTTTGGGTTCGTTGGACTGATTCTCTAGATAATTGGCTACAAATCccattagaaaataaaataatgttatagagaacgaccactcattacttggtaatgtaTTAACTAACTACATTATCTAAACTACTTATTAtcaaaatttcaagatttttagcTGGAAACgaacaaattgaaaaatattgtttacatttaattctatttaaagatgctgttaaaaatatttatctttgaTATATAAGTGGAACtggtaaaaataacaatatctacatattttatttaatctaaACTTTAGATTCTAAAGCATATGAACTAATATTTCatgtgtttgtgtaaaaaaagctttttatcaaTTTGGTTCTCAGATTTAAAAGCGCCCATAGTTTTTTTCTGCTGAAAACACTATGAAACCTAAGTATAAGTATTCTAAATAGAGAATAATTTCAgttagttatattttttcatcaAGTGTGAGAACATTGAATTCTATTTAACGTCTAATTGTTAGATCAAGTTTTTTTCAGATTTAACTGTGATTGTTTAAAGTAATAATTCactttaatagaaattatattGTTAGATCAAATATGGTTAATGATCAGGAAACGACAGCAATTGCAAACGATATACCATCGTGGATTAAGGTTTTCTTATTCGAAccggtttttaaagaaatagaaTCTCAATTTTATCAAACGAAGAATTTTCAAGCTAAACGAGCTTTGAGTGCTGGTGAAAATTATGCTACTATTATGTTGCGTATAGAGGCTGAAATTGAATTAAAGGgttagtattgaaaattgtcTTTGTGTCGGGTGATTTTAATGGATTTCTTTTTAGATGGTTCATCAAAATCTATTACCCTAATGTTGAAGACAGCTCATGATAGTGAAATGTTTCGTCAAATGAtgaaaactaataatatttttgatgtCGAAGCTACGATGTATCGTGATATAGTCCCAGAATTAGAACAAATGTATAAAGATGTTGGGGTGGAGGTGAGATTTAGTGCCAAATCTTACTTACTCACCACCGATCAACCTTATATACTTTTAGAGGATTTAAAACCCGAaggttttgaaaatgttaatcGTTTGGAAGGCTTAGACATGGAACATACTCATGCAGTGCTTAAAAAACTGGCACAATGGCATGCAGCTTCTGCAAATCGTGTCGCTTTGAAGGGCCCTTATGATAAAAGTATTTGTGAAGGATTCGTTAAAGAGGAAACTCGTGAAATGGCAAAAACAATGTTTGGAAGTATGTATAAAGTTCATTTGGATTGTGTAAAATCCTATGACGGCCATGAATTATACTATGAACGTATGTGTGAACAACTCGATGGCAGAACGGATGAACTTTATAATGCCGCCAAGTTGGATTTGAatgaatttaatgttttaaatcatGGTGATTGTTGGTCCAATAATGTTATGTTTAAGCATGATGATACTggtaaaattaaagaaacctTTTTGGTTGATTATCAAATACCACGTTATGGAACTCCTGCTCAAGATTTGTACTATTTTCTGCTATCGTCTACGAAATatgaattgaaaattaaatattttgactaTTTCATTAAGTACTATCACAATGAGCtattgaaaaatcttaaattattgaATTACTCTAGAAAGATACCCACTCTTAAAGATATTCATATTAGTTTACATAAACATCATCCATGGGGTAAGTTTATATTGTGACTAGGACATATGTAGAaggtatttataccctacaccactattgtgATTGCTTATGTTTGCAACGCCCAAAAATATAGATTCTACACGCACCTTAaaccaatcgactcagaataacTCTCTGTGTGGATATAGCTATGTCCCTCCATCTGTCTATCCGTTTGTATTTCCATGTAAATCTTCAAAAATCgacaaaacattttgttaaatatttctgaACTTTAACACAattacaggtgtagggtatgatatgGTTGGCCATGCCCAACTataaattattacatattttaatatttgtattttaaaatttatttaaggtttATCTACTGTGATTGGTGTTATGGCCGCAGTACTTTTAGATCCAAATGAAAatgcaaatattgaaaattttattggtGAAGATGATGCTGGCATGAAATTAAAAATCCAAATGTATTCAAATGCTCGTTATCGTAAACATAGTGAACTGATTTTACCTTGGCTGTATAATCGTGGTGCTATATAGGATTAACAAATATATGCACATGTATGTCGTTGTAGTATGTTAGTgtaattaagtaaatttatattaactaaattaatgaaaagattgatttgtttttctttttagataacttaatttttctttttagataGCTTAATTATTTACAGTTTataatatacacaaaatttatacatataaaatataatgccCTTAAAAAACTGTTAATTACTTTTCTCACAATAAgcttaaacaattttgaaaagattGCAGATAATTTTTCTCGACATATTACAAagatatttaatgaaattttacatttaacttggaaattattaaaattggaCAAGCCCCAACCAAATGTTTATGTGAGACAGTTAAACGATATAATTCTGTACGTCTATAAATGTATAATTAGACCATTCCTTTCACACCTTTCTTTCTTATAAGAGAACCTAAACCTTTTAATTTTAATCCgtgtgtccgtctgtccggctggttggctgtccatgtaaaccagaGAAGATCAATATTGCCATAAcatagcacgcgtgatagggtaagaaaattctgctgacgctaagTTGATACACATATACTATAGatttaattcttcttctttttataatgagcaatatcagttgATTTGCTGTCAACTTGaagaacaaaatcaaatcagttgctgatcagcacttgtcGAAGCAAGGTCTGTTCAcggcgtttttaaaatacacacagaaacacaacaacaatattttgagAAAGCCGAATTAATGTAGGAGAACATGACAGAAcagttgatagttttttatatatagacatTGATATACActggctgtcaaaatccattataaatatttgacagttagcatatattttatagtttgtagtcattttattagtataattttaatttgaattgaattctgttctctgctgctttaacaacacaaataaaactatgataGTCTATTgtagtatgtgtttgagcaACACTGATGTAAACATTTGTAAGTTCAAGTCCTATTTGGGGGTATGGTTGTACGTTGGCTAGGCGAAACAATCAACCGATTTTAACTATATTGAACAAATTATCTTgtgcacaagttttacatggtcatacagacagatggacatagctaaatcgacaaatgaggccctataattataaagttcatcagggtcatcaagactagtatagaacttggttttgcagctttttgtcgagatacgaatatattaaacataattatgaacttaaaatcccTATTTGGCggtttcattttcaataggctttttCTACAGTagcataaaagatcatgtgccaaatttcattgaattatttgattacaatgtttacaagcactattcgggggttcagttgtatggaggctagttAAAATAATGAACTGATGATAACCagtttcaataggcttcgtctacggtaccatagaagataatgtaacaaattttattgtatagGGCATAGGCAAAATATTAgaccgattttaatcattttcaatagcgttagCTCTTGTAGAGAATAGTATGtgataaatttcatcaaatgaaagaccCTGTTTTTGGCCATATTTGAGACCTTGGAAAAACGAGAAAGTCTAATCTGTGAACATTAAAGTAAAGGTTTAacaaattaagacaaataagTTTGTCTTAGAATAAtggaaaaattgaatttttatcaaattatcttgcaaattgcgacctgtagtaaCCTGTGAGAGTTTAAATCCTGCCTAATAATATGTAGTTCTTATCTGGAAGCACGGGATCTAGTTGTCATATTTTCGTCAATGATTCCTTTAGTCATGTATTGACAGGAGATGGTGCTATTTCAGTAAGAATTGTTGTCACCTAGGAGGTGTTGCTATACAATAGTAGGAATAGATAAGAATGTATCCGGATTAGCAAAGTTCTTAGCACGATTATACTTATGGTGGTGCATGATCATTacttgaataaatatatttagttataaCTACGTTGGTTACGATAATTGTCTTTTCTGATTTGGGCGGAGAATGTATCGGGGTTAACAGATTTCAATTAATCGGTGACTACCATAGCCAAATGAAGCTTTTGTACTTACATATAGTTAAGTTTAATATACCAAATTTCACCGTGACTCTtgcaattatatatatttataagtaattttcggATGTTCTAGACCTTTTCGACAGAGTGATCGagtttttcacaaaacttatttttgcgagtttttttcaaatactaaTGGTATGGGGCAATGCCTATAATATGGACCAATTTCAATGAATGAGATTTTTGCACAGATTAATAGCCATGGGtgagtattaaatatttcataaacttttttttcaataatatttagaGAGATATTTTTGAggatattttcgaaaaaaacagCTATAACTTTGACcttcttgaaaaaattttcttgtcaAAAAAATTAGCATAGCAGCGAGATAATGATGTGCCATCAATCAAATATCACACTTTTTAATACGTTAAAATAtaatgtttgtgtgtatatgtacttttttatttaaatcggtTCTTCATAAAATAGATTCATAGATTCAtagtataaatatttcattaataaattaataaaacccCCATAAAGGGTGCAGGTTGTACGACTTATCATTACGTGAATCAATACCATTACCAGATTTGCAGtataacacaaaaatattcttatcacctacaaacaaattaattaacagCACAGATAAGATATCTGATGCATTCTCTTTgatatatataatttgaaaataatcttgaattttgattgttttgaaatgagaaagagagagatacatttattcatttatttattttttatttattttttttttcttttttgagaacatataataaaattttttttatttatgcaatttttgaGAGAAGAGTAATTTTACAAGTTTACGATtctagtaaaaattttgaaaatttttttctgtgatCTCATTTAATTACAGTGCTATCGCGATTCGCATAATAGGCTGTCGTTCCATTTAAACTACATTTAATTATTGAACAATACGTACATTTGTGCAAATTTAGCTCAAAATGTAGTCAATACACTCATTATGTGCACTCTTTACTATAGTGATGGGTATTATTGATTTATGATGATGTTGAAAACGCATATAAATATAAGTCGTAGGCGATGGATGATGGctattgaaaaagtttaaaatcgcTGAAATTTGTATACTAAacatcattataccctacatcactttagaggggagggtatattaggtttgtgctgaagtttggaacgcacaataatattagtcctatacccaccttaaagtataccaatcggctcagaatcattttctgagtcgatttagctatgtccgtc
This genomic window contains:
- the LOC111676020 gene encoding uncharacterized protein LOC111676020, giving the protein MVNDQETTAIANDIPSWIKVFLFEPVFKEIESQFYQTKNFQAKRALSAGENYATIMLRIEAEIELKDGSSKSITLMLKTAHDSEMFRQMMKTNNIFDVEATMYRDIVPELEQMYKDVGVEVRFSAKSYLLTTDQPYILLEDLKPEGFENVNRLEGLDMEHTHAVLKKLAQWHAASANRVALKGPYDKSICEGFVKEETREMAKTMFGSMYKVHLDCVKSYDGHELYYERMCEQLDGRTDELYNAAKLDLNEFNVLNHGDCWSNNVMFKHDDTGKIKETFLVDYQIPRYGTPAQDLYYFLLSSTKYELKIKYFDYFIKYYHNELLKNLKLLNYSRKIPTLKDIHISLHKHHPWGLSTVIGVMAAVLLDPNENANIENFIGEDDAGMKLKIQMYSNARYRKHSELILPWLYNRGAI